Below is a genomic region from Culicoides brevitarsis isolate CSIRO-B50_1 chromosome 2, AGI_CSIRO_Cbre_v1, whole genome shotgun sequence.
ATGCCGTCGCCAGGTAGTTGCTCGACTCCAAATGAAGCGTACTTTGTCGATGCGAGTTCCGGATGAGGCAGTAAACGGACGTAATGAAGAGCAGAATGCCGAGCGCGAACATCGCAATGCTGCCGTAGGCTTGAGCTTGAGGCGCCGCCACTGTCGCAAGTGTCATGAGATCCGTAATCATGTCGGGTAAGCCGTCAATGCCCTCCTCGAACCACAAAATGGGGAAGACAATGTCGGGGAAGGTAGCAACTTGCTTGATGTCGACTACTTGACTGACAGCCAAGTTGATTTGGATGCGAGCGCGACCACGGAGAGCAGTTCCCATGTcctaaaaatggattttagttaaagaaattgatgatttttgacagaaaatcaGGACTTACGGGTTGAACATCAATGAAAAGttgatgtttttctttttctggAGGCGAAATACCATCAACGGCGGTTCTTAATGAGTCGTCAGCTAAGTAGAAGTGAGGGAAACTGAGCAAAACAGGTGAATCTACAAAGAAATATTGCATTAAAATCTGTTTTAAGgtcgaaaattgataaataactaACCATATTGGCACAAAGAAACGTTGAAGAGTCCATTTGGAGCGCATGGAGGTCCAGCGGGGCAGAAACACATGTTATCGGGGTTCTTATCGACTGATGCGAAGACCATTTCGTCGGGGGTGAAGCGATATCCAGTAATGTTTGCTTTAGTGTTCacctaaaaaatcatgaaaaacgttaaaaatctatcaaatttcagcaaaaatcttcaaaattactTCTTTTTCGAACTTCAAAGGCAACAAACGACACAAATCCTTCTCGAAAACGTACAACGTGGTATCCTTTGTGATATGCGGTGGGAAAATCGATCCATCAGATCCATTCAAACGATTACATTTCTCCGAAGTCCAGTGCGACAAATGAGTTTTGCCGTTATAACGTTCAATAATACCGAATTTAGTGATGTCCGTAACTCCGGTCCATACAGTTACTCGTTCCTACagccaaaaatttcattatttcatatttcaatcaaaaaaccttcaaaaaaaacttacattgtGAGTTGAATTCTTTCCGTACATCAAACCAAACTCGTCATACGGCAATTTTTGTTCCTTCGGCACGACATCTTTTGCCAATTTCAACAGCGGATCTTCATATCCCCACAAAAGTTGTCCGACAGACACCTCAACGAACGGCTTTATCTTCAAGATATCCATGATACTGGCCATTGCAAGTCGCAAAAAGCGAGCGGCGTGCTTACTTTGTGACGTGGCACTCAACATCGGGATATTCGGCACAATTACCAAGTCATCTTCGCTGCCGGCGGAGAGAGATTCGTCGAAACGATATGTTCGTTTGTAGTTGAAACTCAGTGTGCCGTTCTTGTTATCGACAATATTgactttttcccatttttgtctgaaaaagaTAGAAACAAAGAGATTAGCAAAACGAGACCTTTTGACATTCGAGGTTCGCAATAAAATCGCAATCTTGACCTTAACACTCGCTTGACGTCATTTTCTTACTTAAGTGGATTTTGTTACAACGAGAACATCTTCAAGAtgcatttgaagaaaattcgcGTGCCTGCGAGATAATGAGCTAAAAGTGCCGTGAATTTGATTCATTTAACGCAACGCATCGTCAATAAATATACAGCAGAAGCCACTTCAATCATGCAAATCATTTCGCGATTGTTGAGTCGATTCTCAAGGTtgcgttgaaaaaaaagtgttcttTTGTTGGAACTGATAACGATATTCGCGTCATTGAAAAAGGTCGGATTTGCGGTTAATTTGTATTCTAGACTGATTGCGAAAGAGGAGATTGAcacttgccaaaaaattggtgaatggaaaatttttgaacgatTAAATGAAGGGGATTCTAAATTAAGTTTGTGTTTCGGAAATTTATGAGAAGTTGTTTTATGGTGTTTGAAGTTAATTTTCCTGCCACTAGATGTCGTTTTTATTCAATAGACATTCGAATTTCTCAATAGATGtctctttttaaaaacttacaataGTCTAaagaacttcaaattttttttaaatagatatCACTTTGAAGCTTAAAATATCCAACAGAGGTCTctgttttcataaaaaatcttaaaaatgaaaaaatgacgCTAGATGTCGCTGTTAGTTTGGGTTAAAGCTTAGATTAGCCATAAGAGGTCTATAagaaacttaaataatttcgcagaaaaaattctgtggctcaaatttataatttatgtcCTGTAGAAGATTTAAAAAGCTCAacccttttgaaaaaaaatatccgctAGATGTCTCTGTTAAAAGCTTAAAACTCTTATTAGCTACtctaaatgtaagaaaaaaaatttctaagaaaaCCAGagttgtctaaaaatttaagaaaatgtaTGAAACTAGCCTACAAAGGTCCCTTCTGAACTAAAAATATCCGCCAGATGTctctgtcaaattttaagtgatttattttgaaaaatttgaaagcctAAGGACCTCCTGAAATTTTCTCGACTGCCTTGTGTCTCAGGAAATTTggttatgaatttttagaatagtATTTGATAGTTTATAGATCCTAACAGAGACATCTAGCGTTGAAttgataaaatcaataaatttcattaactttTAGTCAGTTCTCACCTAAAAATGTTCTCCagatttcattttgaaaccaaaaaaaaataatttgaggttatttgtaaaataaaaatatccgcTAGATGTCTCTTTAAAAAGCTGAAAACTCTTAAAACTACtttaaagttaagaaaaaatgttgttttcaaAAACGATCTAATGAGGTCCCTGAACTAAAAATATCCACTAGATGGctctttataaattaatttcttaccaaTAGAGGTCTCTGAAGTCTCAAaactttatcgaaaaaaaatttaacgtacaaaaaactcgatttttcaagtcaaacaACATTTCACGCACATTCTGGCTcctttataacaaaaaaatcgaacccAATGacacaaggaaaaaaaattcttgtactaaaaactaaataaagctCAACTATCAACTGTTTCTGACAACCCGTCTCGTATTACATAAGAACCTGTTACAAACTTTAGGACTGTTTGTAAACAACTACagcaaaaaatcacattttaatcGAATTCAATGTCAATCTGAGGTGAATGTTAAGGTACAATTATCGTAACGGGAAgcaaaataacttttcatGACTTAATTCTTTGAATCGCTAATCACTGTTTCTAGCTAAAAACGCCATTTCGTGAATATCATCGCGATTGCAACAAAGTTTGATGTAAAATTTACTCACACATAGCAATATGGTCCCAATTCATTGACCACTGGCTTGGTTCCGTTGTTCAAAAAGTCATCGGCATTTGTGACGTTGTAgatgtaaattttgatgactGGCTCAACTGGCGGATTTGACCACCATTGATACGATTCGCCATCCTGTCTGAGGGCAACTCGGGAGTCAATGACGTAGGTAAGAAGTGCATGGAACCCGAACACGAGACCAAATCCAAGGAGAATTAGGAAGAGTGAAAATGCGATCACGAgccctgaaaataaaaataaaaaataggaaaaaatttaaaaatataaaaaatattaaaaaaaatattttaaaaaatattttaaaaaaatatttaaaaaaaaatatttaaaaaaatatttaaaaaaatattttaaaaaatatttaaaaaaaataaaaaaaaaaaaaaaaaaaaatatttaaaaaaaatattaaaaaataatttaaaaaaaaacgaaaaaaatatgaaaataaaatagaaaaaaaaaaattaaaattagtttaaaaataattttttgacctttttaagGCAAATGTGCGTTGTttacgattaaaaaaataaaaataaattattattacattttacgagtaaaaaaaatcaattgacgCAACAATAACTACAACGAACTTCATGTTCAAtgtcaacattaaaaaaatattttttttactgtatcacttttttttttggacgcACGCATATTTAATACGTTGCTTCTGTAACATTTTGACGGTATTTCGAAagaaattaaagcaaattatGTCTGAATAATTGTTGGGAGCGCGTGAACTTGAGTTTGAGACGACATTAGGtgcgtttaatttttcaaaaaaaaaaaagatgtgaTTGAGCGAATTTTAACATTGAACTTGGACGAATAGTTTTTTgccatattttaatttcgtcAATGTGTGTGACGAGCAATTCATTCATGAATCGGCGCAAAAATGACATAATGAgcgaaaattgattcaaatttgtgcgcaaacattttttttttgctgctaaacaaaaactttctcttttaattcaatttaatttttcgtacgCGAGGCATTTACGCGAATGTAGCGTAGGTCGGCGCACATGtagacaaaaattcatttctaaCCCAGATTTAAGTGACCAGCTGTTTTGTTTGCTAATATAAATTTGTAGACATTTAttcgtaattatttatttatttattgctggAACGGGTTTTCCGCTTCTCTCTCTCGCGCTTTGTCGCACTTTTTTTCGagcaagtgaatttttttatgtcaccTCAGGTGATcgcaggtattttttttatttttttgacctgacttaataaataaatcatttcaaaaaaatttatttaggaaGAAGAGGAGACGCCAggttgttaaaatttgttgcGATATCACCAACTATTGAATATTTATCCGTCGTATGCGATTATGAGAACAGTTTATTGCGTAAGAGATTTTTTATGGGGTGTTAGCATAACAGAAGCTGACTGAACGTGTTTTGAtgtgaagtaataaaaaaatgtgttaaaagaAAGAGAGACGATTTTGATGGAACTAATTTGATTGATcgattgtgattttttgaagatagttgtgaaaaatgacaaaaaaagattgattttgtattgaaaagaGGAGTAGCGGAATtcgatttaaaagtaaatattgacATGAAAGACATCAAA
It encodes:
- the LOC134828372 gene encoding scavenger receptor class B member 1-like isoform X1, giving the protein MHGRKSKLCAKLSSNFLRKWWLVIAFSLFLILLGFGLVFGFHALLTYVIDSRVALRQDGESYQWWSNPPVEPVIKIYIYNVTNADDFLNNGTKPVVNELGPYCYVQKWEKVNIVDNKNGTLSFNYKRTYRFDESLSAGSEDDLVIVPNIPMLSATSQSKHAARFLRLAMASIMDILKIKPFVEVSVGQLLWGYEDPLLKLAKDVVPKEQKLPYDEFGLMYGKNSTHNERVTVWTGVTDITKFGIIERYNGKTHLSHWTSEKCNRLNGSDGSIFPPHITKDTTLYVFEKDLCRLLPLKFEKEVNTKANITGYRFTPDEMVFASVDKNPDNMCFCPAGPPCAPNGLFNVSLCQYDSPVLLSFPHFYLADDSLRTAVDGISPPEKEKHQLFIDVQPDMGTALRGRARIQINLAVSQVVDIKQVATFPDIVFPILWFEEGIDGLPDMITDLMTLATVAAPQAQAYGSIAMFALGILLFITSVYCLIRNSHRQSTLHLESSNYLATASVDQAKKKAKMENGNGK
- the LOC134828372 gene encoding scavenger receptor class B member 1-like isoform X2, coding for MKIYFKGKFLKLWLVIAFSLFLILLGFGLVFGFHALLTYVIDSRVALRQDGESYQWWSNPPVEPVIKIYIYNVTNADDFLNNGTKPVVNELGPYCYVQKWEKVNIVDNKNGTLSFNYKRTYRFDESLSAGSEDDLVIVPNIPMLSATSQSKHAARFLRLAMASIMDILKIKPFVEVSVGQLLWGYEDPLLKLAKDVVPKEQKLPYDEFGLMYGKNSTHNERVTVWTGVTDITKFGIIERYNGKTHLSHWTSEKCNRLNGSDGSIFPPHITKDTTLYVFEKDLCRLLPLKFEKEVNTKANITGYRFTPDEMVFASVDKNPDNMCFCPAGPPCAPNGLFNVSLCQYDSPVLLSFPHFYLADDSLRTAVDGISPPEKEKHQLFIDVQPDMGTALRGRARIQINLAVSQVVDIKQVATFPDIVFPILWFEEGIDGLPDMITDLMTLATVAAPQAQAYGSIAMFALGILLFITSVYCLIRNSHRQSTLHLESSNYLATASVDQAKKKAKMENGNGK